A genomic stretch from Magnetococcus sp. PR-3 includes:
- a CDS encoding autotransporter-associated beta strand repeat-containing protein, with protein sequence GLITNRSDSLTLDNAISGTGTLEQAGSGTTVLSGSNSYSGSTTITSGTLQVGSGGTSGTLGSGAVVNSSALITNRSDSLTLDNAISGTGTLEQKGSGTTVLSGANSYSGTTTITSGTLQVGSGGT encoded by the coding sequence GGCTTGATTACCAACCGCAGTGACAGTCTGACCCTTGATAACGCCATCTCCGGCACGGGTACGTTGGAACAGGCAGGTAGTGGTACCACGGTATTGAGTGGTAGTAATAGCTATTCGGGCAGTACCACCATTACCAGCGGGACGCTACAAGTAGGCAGTGGTGGAACCAGCGGTACCCTGGGTAGTGGTGCCGTGGTCAACAGCAGCGCCTTGATTACCAACCGCAGTGATAGCTTGACCCTGGATAATGCCATCTCCGGTACGGGAACGTTGGAACAGAAGGGCAGTGGCACCACAGTATTAAGTGGGGCGAATAGCTACTCGGGTACCACCACCATCACCAGCGGTACGCTACAGGTAGGCAGTGGCGGAACC